One segment of Macrobrachium rosenbergii isolate ZJJX-2024 chromosome 25, ASM4041242v1, whole genome shotgun sequence DNA contains the following:
- the LOC136852083 gene encoding piggyBac transposable element-derived protein 4-like: MKATFTWFSVFGYFSLFVVMTGRSRKNETMASSSKGSENTKTKRKICFPEETNIMTQGKIKAQQQKEVGRKGGVKRSGSGKYVPQEKKQYQSTSSSITLTPSRNTCDAIPSASTLPFIAQNRRLRNLTPSKFLPMLFTEDETDEDIDDDINCGDSDSGEIGTSDDSEDDYEGRFRSDGGHIEECEEEDGENEIGNVHDIREGNIQSYIWSDVNNFIPDIHPFDGNCAGVTSEWPCDDTARESEYFLALFTDELVGLIVCETNKYYQWVMENFSFTQNSRVQKWLDTDPHEIYVYFALLLLMPLMKKHVLQDYWKQDPLIPTPIFPKFMTRDRFLLLTHFMHFADNGNPNSNDRIWKIRPFLSLVVGNFKRVFHPFQKIVIDESLILFKGRLIFKQYIPSKRHRFGVKLFVLCDCETGIVLDIIVYTGTDVDIPKEDQGSGLGFSGAVVKKMMAPYMGHGHILYTDNWYSSPTLAQFLHDNATGTCGTVRESRKYMPKFNVPPPLMLIPVTVILLMRMKLKLQEQAIKLKRRKPKAKTIQREATNKILAVKWIDRKPVTLLSTVHKGDMVDTGKVHYRTKKKICKPDVVADYNENMRLVDKSDCQLSGTECMRKSFKWYHKIVLHLIDIIMLNSYNIWLMKTSDPTCKKLKFREFIYNVSYQLLEDYGTVTNSRLGRRGHPPVEAPDRLHGAAYISYHHLQYTAFNEDQNRKNQLNCYEKRGIAGRADLLTTMQSHRQPRELADPSPDSQTTTWTSCQPCGLFDSLQTLGHLNGLNYD, encoded by the coding sequence ATGAAAGCGACTTTCACTTGGTTTTCTGTTTTCGGCTACTTTTCACTTTTTGTCGTCATGACTGGACGTTCTCGGAAAAATGAGACTATGGCCTCTTCTAGCAAGGGCTCCGAGAACAccaagacaaaaaggaaaatctgCTTCCCAGAAGAGACAAATATAATGACACAAGGGAAAATCAAAGCACAGCAACAGAAGGAAGTTGGAAGAAAGGGGGGTGTGAAGAGAAGTGGTAGTGGAAAATATGTGCCCCAGGAAAAGAAGCAATACCAAAGTACTTCTTCCTCCATCACACTGACACCATCAAGGAACACATGTGATGCAATACCAAGTGCATCAACTCTTCCATTCATTGCCCAAAATCGTCGTTTACGGAATCTGACCCCTAGCAAATTCTTACCTATGTTATTCACCGAAGACGAAACAGACGAAGACATAGATGATGACATCAACTGTGGAGATAGTGATAGTGGTGAGATAGGGACTTCTGACGACAGCGAAGATGATTATGAAGGAAGATTTCGTTCAGATGGAGGGCACATTGAAGAATGTGAAGAAGAGGATGGTGAAAATGAAATAGGTAACGTACATGATATACGAGAAGGAAATATTCAGTCTTATATTTGGTCAGATGTCAATAACTTTATCCCTGATATTCATCCCTTTGATGGTAACTGTGCTGGTGTAACAAGTGAGTGGCCTTGTGATGACACTGCAAGAGAAAGCGAatattttcttgcacttttcaCTGATGAATTAGTTGGCCTTATTGTCTGTGAAACAAATAAGTATTACCAGTGGGTAATGGAAAATTTCTCTTTTACACAAAATTCAAGAGTTCAGAAATGGCTGGACACGGATCCCcatgaaatttatgtttattttgcattattattactgatgcctCTAATGAAAAAACATGTCTTACAAGACTACTGGAAACAAGACCCTTTGATTCCTACCCCAATTTTCCCCAAATTCATGACCCGCGACAGATTCTTGCTGTTGACCCATTTCATGCACTTTGCTGACAACGGGAATCCAAACTCTAATGATCGAATTTGGAAAATAAGACCATTCCTTAGTTTGGTTGTAGGAAACTTCAAAAGGGTCTTTCATCCTTTCCAGAAAATTGTAATTGATGAGTCTCTAATACTTTTCAAGGGCCGTCTTATTTTCAAGCAATATATCCCAAGCAAGCGTCATCGTTTTGGGGTTAAACTGTTCGTTTTATGCGATTGTGAAACGGGAATAGTGCTTGATATTATAGTATATACTGGCACAGATGTTGATATACCAAAAGAGGATCAAGGTAGCGGTCTGGGCTTCTCGGGAGCGGTAGTCAAGAAAATGATGGCACCGTATATGGGTCACGGACATATATTGTACACAGACAATTGGTATAGTAGTCCTACACTGGCACAATTCCTTCATGATAATGCCACAGGAACATGTGGCACTGTGAGAGAAAGCAGGAAATATATGCCAAAATTTAATGTCCCTCCACCTCTTATGCTAATCCCAGTGACAGTGATACTCCTGATGAGGATGAAACTAAAACTGCAAGAACAAGCCATAAAGCTAAAAAGGAGAAAGCCAAAGGCCAAGACCATACAACGCGAGGCAACTAACAAGATTTTGGCTGTAAAGTGGATAGATAGAAAGCCCGTAACCCTTTTATCAACTGTACATAAAGGTGATATGGTGGACACGGGTAAGGTCCACTACAGGActaaaaagaaaatctgcaaGCCAGATGTTGTTGctgattataatgaaaatatgcgCCTCGTAGATAAGAGTGACTGCCAGCTAAGTGGGACAGAGTGTATGAGGAAATCCTTCAAGTGGTATCACAAAATCGTTCTTCATCTTATAGACATCATAATGCTCAATTCATACAACATTTGGCTTATGAAGACATCAGACCCCActtgcaagaaattaaaatttcgcGAATTCATATACAATGTTTCATACCAACTTCTTGAGGATTATGGCACCGTGACAAACAGTAGACTCGGACGTCGTGGACATCCTCCCGTAGAGGCACCTGATCGCTTGCATGGAGCAGCTTACATAAGCTATCATCATCTCCAATACACAGCATTCAATGAggaccaaaacagaaaaaatcaactAAACTGCTAC